The following proteins are encoded in a genomic region of Shinella zoogloeoides:
- a CDS encoding PopZ family protein yields MAQPNVAREPSMDEILASIRKIIENNEAQPDLAHDAGEDDGFDITTESHSSLLDSPVVVDRFHAEEQHSAIVQPIHRPEQGAQPAMSLADVAARVRAASERHVAANRETAETLPIEPAPAIAREQNPLMTARMAATASHDAPAPQPAEKIEPVEERIEAFAPAVEINTEDAAPGRDIAALVSPAVGERVAQSFGALAEALDAGPRRSFDEIAEDMLRPMLQEWLDDNLPTLVERLVREEIERVARGPRR; encoded by the coding sequence ATGGCTCAGCCGAATGTAGCGCGTGAACCGTCCATGGATGAAATCCTGGCGTCCATCCGCAAGATCATCGAGAACAACGAAGCGCAGCCGGACCTGGCCCACGATGCCGGCGAGGACGACGGCTTCGACATCACCACCGAGAGCCATTCGAGCCTGCTGGACAGCCCCGTCGTGGTCGACCGCTTCCATGCCGAGGAGCAGCATTCCGCCATCGTCCAGCCGATCCATCGGCCGGAGCAGGGCGCGCAGCCGGCCATGTCGCTGGCCGATGTCGCCGCGCGCGTGCGCGCCGCCTCCGAGCGCCATGTCGCCGCTAACCGAGAGACGGCCGAAACCTTGCCGATCGAGCCGGCCCCGGCCATCGCCCGCGAGCAGAATCCGCTGATGACCGCGCGCATGGCCGCGACGGCAAGCCATGATGCGCCCGCGCCGCAGCCTGCCGAGAAGATCGAACCGGTCGAGGAACGCATCGAGGCCTTCGCCCCGGCGGTGGAGATCAACACCGAGGACGCAGCGCCCGGCCGGGATATCGCCGCGCTCGTCTCGCCGGCCGTCGGCGAGCGTGTCGCCCAGTCCTTCGGCGCGCTGGCGGAAGCCCTCGATGCCGGCCCGCGCCGTTCCTTCGATGAGATCGCCGAGGACATGCTGCGCCCGATGCTGCAGGAATGGCTCGACGACAACCTGCCGACCCTCGTGGAGCGGCTGG
- a CDS encoding protein-L-isoaspartate O-methyltransferase — MDYNAARTKMVDNQIRTTDVTSHEVLDAFLTVPREEFVPAAARPLAYIDNDIQLAPGRYLMEPSPLAKLIQLADIAAADVVLEVGCGTGYASAVLSRLGSSVVALESDAALAATATETLARLGFDNVAVVTGDLEAGYAPEAPYDVIFVHGAVEYVTEPLFAQLRDGGRLVVVEGYGNASQARLYIKESGRVAERNVFNTAVKPLPGFRKAKEFVF, encoded by the coding sequence ATTGACTACAATGCAGCGCGCACGAAGATGGTGGACAACCAGATCCGTACGACGGATGTGACGTCGCACGAGGTGCTCGACGCCTTCCTCACCGTGCCGCGGGAAGAGTTCGTGCCGGCGGCGGCAAGGCCGCTCGCCTATATCGACAACGACATCCAGCTTGCGCCCGGCCGTTATCTCATGGAGCCGTCGCCGCTCGCAAAGCTGATCCAGCTTGCCGATATCGCGGCGGCCGACGTCGTGCTGGAAGTCGGCTGCGGCACCGGCTACGCCTCGGCCGTCCTCTCCAGGCTCGGCAGCTCCGTCGTCGCGCTGGAAAGCGATGCGGCCCTTGCCGCGACGGCAACCGAAACGCTAGCCCGCCTCGGCTTCGACAATGTCGCGGTGGTGACTGGCGACCTGGAAGCCGGCTATGCGCCGGAAGCGCCCTATGACGTGATCTTCGTGCACGGCGCCGTCGAATATGTCACAGAGCCGCTTTTCGCGCAGCTACGTGACGGCGGACGCCTCGTCGTCGTCGAGGGTTACGGCAACGCCTCGCAGGCACGCCTCTATATCAAGGAAAGCGGCCGGGTTGCCGAGCGCAACGTCTTCAACACCGCCGTCAAGCCGCTTCCCGGCTTCCGCAAGGCGAAGGAATTCGTCTTCTGA